Proteins encoded within one genomic window of Flavobacterium oreochromis:
- the asnS gene encoding asparagine--tRNA ligase — protein MKHTKIKDLLNSTKTLHEVTAKGWVRTFRNNQFIALNDGSTIHNIQCVVDFENTAETTLKRITTGAAVAVTGELVESRGSGQKYEIQVTKLEILGDSDPEKFPMQPKKHSLEFLRENAHLRIRTNTFGAIMRVRSALSFAVHQYFQQKGFFYVNTPIITGSDAEGAGEMFRVSALPFDETPRNEDGTINFKEDFFGRETNLTVSGQLEGETYAMALGQVYTFGPTFRAENSNTSRHLAEFWMIEPEVAFNDLADNMDLAEDFIKYVIKYAVDNCSEDLKFLESRLLDEEKQKPQAERSEMPLLEKLSFVLDNNFKRVSYTEAIDILKDSTPNKKKKFQYLIDEWGADLQSEHERFLVEKHFKCPVILFDYPAKIKAFYMRLNENTEPGKETVRAMDILFPGIGEIVGGSQREERLDVLIEKMKALGIHEEELWWYLDTRRFGSAVHSGFGLGFERLVLFVTGMTNIRDVIPFPRTPQNAEF, from the coding sequence ATGAAACATACAAAAATTAAGGACTTACTAAACAGTACCAAGACATTACATGAAGTAACCGCTAAAGGATGGGTAAGAACTTTTAGAAATAATCAATTCATCGCGTTAAATGACGGTTCAACGATTCATAATATTCAGTGTGTGGTAGATTTTGAAAACACTGCTGAAACTACTTTAAAAAGAATTACTACTGGAGCGGCTGTAGCGGTAACTGGTGAATTAGTAGAAAGTCGTGGTTCGGGTCAGAAATACGAAATTCAAGTAACTAAATTGGAAATTTTGGGAGATAGCGATCCCGAAAAATTCCCAATGCAACCTAAAAAACACTCTTTAGAATTCTTAAGAGAAAATGCACACTTACGCATCCGAACAAACACTTTTGGAGCTATTATGCGTGTGCGTTCCGCTTTATCTTTTGCAGTACACCAATATTTCCAACAAAAAGGATTTTTCTATGTAAATACGCCTATCATTACAGGTTCTGATGCAGAAGGCGCAGGTGAAATGTTTAGAGTTTCTGCTTTACCTTTTGATGAAACACCTAGAAATGAAGATGGAACGATTAATTTTAAAGAAGATTTCTTTGGAAGAGAAACAAATTTAACGGTTTCTGGTCAGTTAGAAGGCGAAACTTATGCCATGGCTTTAGGTCAAGTCTATACTTTTGGACCCACTTTCCGTGCAGAAAATTCAAACACCTCTCGTCACTTAGCTGAATTCTGGATGATTGAACCAGAAGTAGCTTTCAACGACTTGGCTGACAACATGGATTTAGCGGAAGATTTCATCAAATATGTAATCAAATATGCTGTTGACAATTGTTCAGAAGATTTAAAATTCTTAGAATCACGTTTATTAGATGAGGAAAAACAAAAGCCTCAAGCAGAACGTAGTGAAATGCCATTATTAGAAAAATTAAGTTTTGTATTAGACAATAACTTCAAACGTGTTTCGTATACAGAAGCTATAGATATCTTAAAAGATTCAACTCCTAATAAAAAGAAGAAATTCCAATACTTGATTGACGAATGGGGAGCTGACTTACAAAGTGAACACGAGCGTTTCTTAGTGGAAAAACACTTTAAATGCCCTGTAATCTTATTTGATTACCCTGCAAAAATAAAAGCTTTCTACATGCGTTTGAACGAAAACACAGAACCTGGAAAAGAAACCGTACGTGCTATGGACATCCTTTTCCCAGGCATTGGTGAGATTGTAGGTGGTTCACAAAGAGAAGAACGTTTAGACGTTCTGATCGAAAAGATGAAAGCTCTAGGCATTCATGAAGAAGAGTTATGGTGGTATTTAGACACACGTCGTTTTGGTTCCGCAGTTCACTCAGGCTTTGGCTTAGGCTTTGAACGTTTGGTATTATTTGTAACGGGTATGACTAATATTCGCGACGTAATTCCTTTTCCTAGAACTCCACAAAATGCTGAATTTTAA